The Thiosulfativibrio zosterae genome has a window encoding:
- a CDS encoding MFS transporter, with product MLIVFRIADDPQQAGLLTTAAAGIFILPFFVFSAFAGNLADSFEKTALIRQIKLAEIVIMLFGGWALLSENLWALFVLLFLMGAQSAFFGPLKYAILPEHLAEHELTQGNAWLSGSTFLAILLGTLLGGWVILTENGVLFMAGLVIFMAFLGYFASLKIPVSHLRPEPIKPPFKLFKLTHQEVSAARNHAQAFLAVMAISWFWFLGAAYLSQIPVLVKALGGDESVVLAFLVTFTVGIALGAFLVNRWVPKFSALSALRYHGVLLASLSVFIALSSGLMATISLPEPASLQTASVFFSDWIAVLIWLTFLAIPVLGGIYIVPLYTHLQTHSPEYFRGRMIAVNNIINALLMVLSSLFFLLCYGLGLDLITIFYVIAGLNVLVAMALHRHWQCLARLPIVEVEV from the coding sequence ATGTTGATTGTTTTTCGCATAGCGGACGACCCTCAACAGGCTGGACTGCTTACCACGGCGGCGGCAGGCATCTTTATTTTGCCTTTTTTTGTGTTCTCAGCTTTTGCTGGCAATTTGGCGGATAGTTTTGAGAAAACCGCTTTAATTCGTCAGATTAAACTCGCTGAGATAGTCATTATGTTGTTTGGCGGTTGGGCGCTTTTGTCTGAGAATTTGTGGGCGCTGTTTGTGTTGCTGTTTTTAATGGGCGCACAGTCGGCGTTTTTTGGTCCGCTTAAATATGCCATTTTGCCAGAGCATTTGGCTGAGCATGAATTAACACAAGGCAATGCTTGGTTGAGTGGCTCTACTTTTTTGGCCATTTTATTGGGTACTTTATTGGGTGGCTGGGTCATTTTGACTGAGAATGGTGTTTTATTCATGGCAGGCCTGGTTATTTTTATGGCTTTTTTAGGCTATTTTGCCAGTTTAAAAATTCCTGTTTCGCATCTGCGCCCAGAACCCATAAAACCGCCCTTTAAACTCTTTAAGCTTACCCATCAAGAGGTCAGTGCGGCAAGAAATCATGCTCAGGCATTTTTGGCGGTGATGGCAATTTCTTGGTTTTGGTTTTTGGGTGCGGCTTATCTGAGTCAAATTCCGGTGTTGGTTAAGGCATTGGGCGGTGATGAATCTGTGGTGTTGGCGTTTTTAGTGACTTTTACAGTGGGCATAGCCTTGGGTGCTTTTTTAGTGAACCGCTGGGTACCTAAATTTTCTGCTTTGTCGGCACTGCGTTATCATGGTGTGTTGTTGGCAAGTTTGTCGGTTTTTATTGCGCTGTCGAGTGGTTTAATGGCCACCATCAGTTTGCCAGAGCCCGCAAGTTTGCAGACCGCCAGCGTGTTTTTTAGCGATTGGATTGCGGTGTTGATTTGGCTAACATTTTTAGCCATTCCGGTATTGGGCGGCATTTATATTGTGCCGCTTTACACGCATTTGCAAACCCATTCTCCAGAATATTTTCGGGGGCGCATGATTGCGGTGAATAATATTATTAATGCGCTATTGATGGTGTTGTCGTCATTGTTTTTTTTGTTATGTTATGGCTTGGGTTTAGATTTGATAACGATCTTTTATGTCATTGCAGGTTTAAATGTGCTGGTGGCGATGGCGTTGCATCGTCATTGGCAATGCTTGGCAAGGTTGCCAATAGTTGAGGTTGAAGTATGA
- the traF gene encoding conjugal transfer protein TraF, producing MNKKILVSALLLTSSSVLAAPSYSTIGPNIGYGSNSNPGTVYSSLTNPANNTINAADVDGSRYGLGLNLQVQAELFGVEGSSDFLDNNIKTILDKSSYTIQDALNLQTNTNQFFTDYNGGNINVIAGVTAPILFKSDFINGGISFDYTKQVGTKVSFIKKADLAITATSPTTFSTTTGAAAIGITVNQLDEFALSYGYDFGEFSTSDLRGKVAAGATIRLLSLTSNAQAIDFGQYINDNQGNQSKDISDYVDDITSGSSSSSVALDLGASWTADNYGLSVVAYNLNSPSFDIKRNAAAIAFGMDKTLTFDPQVRLGADLFSKNREWALSSSIDLMETKDLNGSDTKFWGISGSYSTNSAWYIPDVRLGLKGNMVGTGLTYMNLGTTLGFLNVDLSTSSFSIIDNMDSQKDSGAAISVGVEFDF from the coding sequence ATGAATAAAAAGATTCTAGTCTCTGCACTTTTATTAACGTCCAGCTCAGTTTTGGCAGCGCCTAGTTACTCCACTATTGGACCAAATATTGGGTATGGTTCAAATTCAAATCCTGGAACTGTTTATTCAAGTTTGACTAACCCCGCTAACAATACAATAAACGCAGCTGATGTTGATGGTTCAAGATATGGTTTGGGTTTAAACTTACAAGTTCAAGCAGAACTTTTTGGTGTTGAAGGATCAAGCGATTTTTTAGATAACAACATTAAAACAATTTTGGATAAAAGCTCTTATACGATCCAAGATGCACTAAATCTACAAACGAATACTAATCAATTTTTTACTGATTACAATGGTGGAAACATTAATGTTATTGCGGGTGTAACAGCTCCAATATTGTTTAAGTCAGATTTTATAAATGGTGGAATTTCTTTTGATTACACCAAGCAAGTCGGAACAAAAGTTAGCTTTATTAAAAAAGCAGATTTAGCAATTACCGCAACATCTCCAACGACATTTTCAACAACAACTGGGGCTGCTGCGATTGGTATAACAGTGAATCAGTTGGATGAATTTGCACTGAGTTATGGTTATGATTTTGGAGAGTTTTCGACTTCAGATTTAAGAGGTAAGGTTGCTGCTGGCGCAACCATTAGATTACTGAGCTTAACCTCGAATGCTCAAGCAATCGATTTTGGTCAATATATCAATGATAACCAAGGTAATCAAAGCAAAGATATATCTGATTATGTTGATGATATTACTTCCGGAAGTTCTTCGAGCAGTGTTGCTTTAGATTTGGGAGCAAGTTGGACGGCTGATAATTATGGACTTAGTGTTGTTGCCTATAATTTAAACTCACCATCTTTTGATATTAAACGTAACGCAGCAGCAATTGCATTTGGTATGGATAAAACTCTGACCTTTGATCCACAAGTTCGTTTGGGCGCAGATTTGTTTTCAAAGAATAGAGAGTGGGCGTTGTCTTCTAGTATTGATTTAATGGAAACCAAGGACCTCAATGGAAGTGATACAAAATTTTGGGGCATTTCAGGGAGTTACTCAACAAACTCTGCATGGTATATTCCTGATGTTCGCTTAGGGCTTAAAGGTAATATGGTTGGTACAGGATTAACCTACATGAATCTTGGAACTACTTTAGGATTCTTGAATGTTGATCTTTCTACATCCAGTTTCAGTATTATTGATAACATGGATAGTCAGAAAGATTCAGGTGCTGCGATTTCTGTCGGAGTTGAATTTGATTTTTAA
- a CDS encoding AMP-binding protein, giving the protein MKWIVKLILKLLYRVEVRGLEHFHHIESSKSPALIVANHVSLLDGPLLATFLTGNITFMIDEKHTHRWYERYLLSFVKFFTVDLHSPFATKHMIEELKRGNHCMIFPEGRISTTGSLMKVYEGTAMVADHAKVAILPVFIEGAQYSKMSYLDGTRFAFTRQSWFPKITLTVLPPQRIEAPKGLKGRSKHAYLRNAIYLLMRDSSFYGATQSHNLWQAVLSSAKQYDAKNPCIEDLNGVELSRKKLILGSTILGKKLRATLQDQKRVGVLLPNVSGIAATFFALKAYGYVPAMLNFTAGIGPMKSACETAELSTIITSHKFVEVFELAPVVSALSETVEFIYLEDVRAQIGLFDKLGALLGSPKSLPGHGHTLDDEAVVLFTSGSEGAPKGVVLSNQNVVSNINQISAMVTLLPGEQLFNALPTFHSFGLTAGLLWPILKGAKVYLYPSPLHYGVIPELIYQLNVKVLFGTDTFFSGYAKKAQPYDFYSVRALVAGAEKLRPETRRLFADKFHVPMYEGYGVTETSPVLSVNTPTSFKTGTVGQFVPGVEYRLEEVPGITEGGRLFVQGPNIMKGYLMPDKPGILQPPTNGWHDTGDIVDVDEEGFVSIKGRAKRFAKIGGEMISLTAVESYINNASPEGHHVVVAVADERKGEQLILVTNDEGLSRQTVKDAAKAAEVAEIMIPKTVILVEQIPVLGTGKTNYPEVQKIADGHFKAV; this is encoded by the coding sequence ATGAAGTGGATTGTTAAACTCATTTTAAAGTTGTTGTATCGTGTGGAAGTTCGCGGGTTAGAACATTTTCATCACATAGAGTCCAGTAAATCGCCGGCTTTGATTGTGGCGAATCATGTATCGCTGTTGGATGGCCCTTTATTGGCGACCTTTTTAACCGGCAATATCACCTTTATGATTGATGAAAAACACACGCATCGCTGGTATGAGCGCTATTTGCTGAGTTTTGTAAAGTTTTTCACCGTCGATTTGCACAGCCCATTTGCCACCAAACACATGATTGAAGAACTAAAACGCGGCAATCATTGCATGATTTTCCCGGAAGGGCGTATCAGCACCACCGGCAGTTTGATGAAGGTGTATGAAGGCACCGCCATGGTCGCAGATCACGCCAAAGTGGCTATTTTGCCAGTGTTTATCGAAGGCGCTCAATACAGCAAAATGTCTTATTTGGACGGCACACGCTTCGCATTTACGCGTCAAAGTTGGTTTCCAAAAATCACACTAACGGTGTTACCGCCGCAACGCATTGAAGCACCTAAGGGCTTAAAAGGTCGCTCTAAACATGCGTATTTAAGAAACGCTATTTATTTGCTGATGCGTGACAGTAGTTTTTACGGTGCAACCCAATCCCATAATTTATGGCAAGCCGTATTAAGCAGTGCCAAACAATATGATGCCAAAAACCCCTGTATTGAAGATTTGAATGGCGTTGAGTTGAGTCGTAAAAAATTGATTTTGGGCAGCACAATTCTTGGCAAAAAATTACGGGCAACTTTGCAAGACCAAAAACGGGTTGGGGTATTACTGCCCAATGTGAGCGGTATTGCAGCCACTTTTTTTGCGCTTAAAGCCTATGGTTATGTGCCAGCCATGTTGAATTTTACAGCGGGCATTGGGCCAATGAAATCGGCCTGCGAAACGGCAGAACTTTCTACGATTATTACATCCCATAAGTTTGTTGAAGTGTTTGAGTTGGCGCCTGTCGTCTCAGCGCTTTCTGAAACGGTAGAGTTTATTTATTTAGAAGATGTTAGAGCGCAAATCGGCTTGTTTGATAAGTTGGGGGCTTTATTAGGCAGTCCAAAATCCTTGCCTGGGCATGGTCACACTTTAGACGACGAAGCAGTGGTGTTGTTTACTTCGGGTTCGGAAGGTGCGCCGAAAGGTGTGGTTTTATCTAACCAAAATGTGGTGTCCAATATTAACCAAATTAGTGCAATGGTGACTTTACTTCCAGGTGAGCAACTCTTTAATGCCTTACCCACTTTTCACAGTTTTGGTTTAACGGCGGGTTTGTTATGGCCGATTTTAAAAGGTGCAAAAGTATATTTATACCCATCACCATTACATTACGGGGTGATTCCAGAGCTTATTTATCAGCTCAATGTTAAGGTATTATTTGGTACCGATACTTTCTTCTCAGGCTATGCCAAAAAAGCCCAGCCTTACGATTTTTACAGTGTGAGAGCTTTGGTGGCGGGGGCTGAGAAATTACGTCCCGAAACGCGTCGTTTGTTTGCTGACAAATTCCATGTACCTATGTATGAAGGCTATGGCGTGACTGAAACATCGCCAGTTTTATCGGTTAACACACCGACTTCTTTCAAAACCGGCACGGTCGGTCAATTTGTGCCAGGCGTGGAATATCGCTTGGAAGAAGTACCAGGTATCACAGAAGGTGGTCGCTTGTTTGTACAAGGCCCTAACATCATGAAAGGCTATTTAATGCCGGATAAACCCGGTATTTTGCAACCGCCTACCAACGGTTGGCATGATACAGGGGATATTGTGGATGTGGACGAGGAAGGTTTTGTCTCGATTAAAGGACGCGCCAAACGCTTTGCCAAAATTGGTGGAGAAATGATTTCGCTCACAGCAGTAGAAAGCTACATTAATAATGCCAGCCCTGAAGGGCATCATGTGGTGGTTGCGGTCGCTGACGAACGCAAAGGGGAACAGCTCATTTTAGTGACCAATGACGAAGGCTTAAGCCGTCAGACAGTAAAAGATGCCGCAAAAGCCGCCGAAGTGGCCGAAATCATGATTCCAAAAACAGTGATTTTGGTAGAACAAATTCCCGTGTTAGGCACGGGTAAAACCAATTACCCAGAAGTTCAAAAAATAGCCGATGGACATTTTAAAGCGGTGTAA
- a CDS encoding M3 family metallopeptidase — protein sequence MNPLFNSQYHPTELPVFSEFHVEHIVPAVETLLADNLAKIAALVAETQQPTWQNFMEPLEACDAAIERVWGPVGHLDAVKNDDAWHEAYNACLEKLTDYSTRLGQDAELFAKYKALASSDEYASYSLAQKKVIENGLRGFRLSGIDLAPEQQVRFKDISQQLSQLSSQFSNQVLKSTQAWSKLIENEADLDGLPDSAKGLLAQLAEQKNQTGWRITLDFPSYHAVMLNAHNRELRAEVYKAFATRASDQAADTTFDNSELINKILKLRFEKAQLLGFNNYAELSLATKMADSTEQVIGFLEDLAVKSKPQAQAELQSLKDFAKTLGIEDLQPWDVTYVSEKLKDQTLSLSQETLKPYFPLSKVLEGLFTITQQVFGVQIKQKQGVDVWHPEVKFFELYEQGAEHPFAAFYLDLYARENKRGGAWMDSAITRWHHPQGVLQKPVAYLVCNFTPPVGDKPACLTHDEVTTLFHEFGHGIHHMMTKMQHLDVSGIAGVPWDAVELPSQFMENFCWEQEGLDLMTAHIETGATLPAELLVSLKKSRGFLSAMAMLRQLEFSLFDFKLHTVYNPENPLDVLAFAKAVRQQVAVVMLPEWHRFPHSFSHIFAGGYAAGYFSYKWAEVLSADAFSLFEETGILNADTGAKFKNTILASGGSVHPMELFKAFRGREPQIDALLRHSGIAA from the coding sequence ATGAATCCATTATTTAACAGTCAATATCACCCAACCGAATTACCGGTTTTTTCTGAGTTTCATGTGGAACATATTGTGCCTGCGGTTGAAACCCTCTTGGCAGATAACCTAGCCAAAATTGCAGCGCTGGTTGCTGAAACGCAGCAACCCACCTGGCAAAACTTTATGGAACCTTTAGAAGCCTGCGATGCCGCCATTGAGCGCGTTTGGGGGCCGGTGGGGCATTTGGATGCTGTTAAAAATGATGATGCTTGGCACGAAGCCTATAACGCCTGTTTAGAAAAACTCACGGACTATTCTACGCGCCTAGGGCAAGACGCCGAATTGTTTGCCAAATACAAAGCGCTCGCGTCCAGCGATGAATACGCCAGCTATAGTTTGGCGCAAAAGAAAGTCATCGAAAACGGCTTGCGTGGGTTTAGATTGTCGGGGATAGATTTGGCGCCAGAACAACAAGTGCGCTTTAAAGATATCTCGCAACAGCTCTCACAATTGAGCAGTCAATTCAGCAATCAAGTGCTTAAATCTACCCAGGCCTGGTCAAAATTGATTGAAAACGAAGCCGATTTAGACGGTTTACCCGATTCTGCCAAAGGACTTTTGGCGCAATTAGCCGAACAAAAAAATCAAACAGGCTGGCGCATTACCCTAGATTTTCCGTCCTATCATGCGGTGATGCTCAATGCTCACAACCGAGAATTGCGTGCCGAAGTTTACAAAGCCTTTGCCACTCGAGCGTCTGACCAAGCCGCCGATACTACCTTTGATAACTCTGAACTGATTAACAAAATTCTTAAACTGCGTTTTGAAAAGGCGCAATTGTTAGGCTTTAACAACTATGCCGAATTGTCACTGGCCACCAAAATGGCCGACAGCACCGAGCAGGTGATTGGCTTTTTAGAAGACCTGGCGGTTAAATCCAAACCGCAAGCCCAAGCCGAACTCCAAAGCCTAAAAGACTTTGCCAAAACCTTAGGCATAGAAGACCTGCAACCTTGGGATGTCACCTATGTGTCTGAAAAACTCAAAGACCAAACCTTGTCACTGTCGCAAGAAACTTTAAAACCTTATTTTCCGCTGAGCAAAGTGTTAGAGGGTTTGTTTACCATTACCCAACAAGTGTTTGGTGTACAAATTAAACAGAAACAAGGGGTGGATGTGTGGCATCCCGAGGTTAAGTTTTTTGAACTGTATGAGCAGGGTGCAGAGCATCCTTTTGCAGCCTTCTATTTAGATTTATACGCCCGCGAAAACAAACGCGGCGGCGCTTGGATGGACTCTGCCATTACGCGTTGGCATCATCCGCAAGGTGTTTTACAAAAGCCTGTTGCCTATTTGGTGTGTAACTTTACGCCACCAGTAGGCGATAAACCGGCTTGTTTAACCCATGACGAAGTCACCACTCTATTCCACGAGTTTGGGCACGGTATTCACCACATGATGACCAAAATGCAACACCTAGATGTTTCTGGAATAGCCGGTGTGCCTTGGGATGCCGTGGAATTGCCCTCGCAATTTATGGAAAATTTTTGCTGGGAACAAGAAGGCTTAGATTTAATGACCGCGCACATAGAAACCGGCGCCACCTTGCCCGCTGAGTTGTTGGTCTCTTTAAAGAAAAGTCGCGGCTTTTTATCGGCCATGGCCATGCTGCGCCAATTAGAGTTTAGCTTGTTCGACTTTAAATTACACACGGTTTACAACCCAGAAAATCCGCTAGATGTCTTGGCGTTTGCCAAAGCCGTGCGTCAGCAGGTTGCGGTGGTCATGTTGCCCGAGTGGCATCGCTTTCCGCACAGTTTTAGCCATATCTTTGCGGGCGGCTATGCGGCAGGTTATTTTAGTTACAAATGGGCAGAAGTCTTATCAGCCGATGCCTTTAGCCTGTTTGAAGAAACCGGAATTTTAAACGCTGATACAGGTGCAAAATTCAAAAACACCATTTTGGCCTCAGGCGGCTCAGTGCACCCCATGGAATTATTCAAAGCTTTTAGAGGCAGAGAACCGCAAATCGATGCCTTGCTTCGACACTCAGGTATTGCCGCTTAA
- a CDS encoding NAD(P)H-dependent oxidoreductase, with product MNPSTLLEPFHFRHACKVMDANQKIPADQFATILEAARLSPSSFGYEPWRFLVVQNMALRDKLKPHTWGAQNTLPTASHFVIALARTAKGMRYDSAYIQHMMQDIHHLPAEMIAKRKGFYQAFQESDFDLLSSERALFDWSSKQTYIALANMMTVAAQMQIDSCPIEGFKTQEVMDLLASDFGVDTTEFQIAYMVAFGYRVNPQNPKTRQPIDDICEWFE from the coding sequence ATGAACCCTTCAACCCTGCTTGAACCCTTTCATTTTCGTCATGCCTGCAAGGTAATGGATGCCAACCAAAAAATTCCGGCAGACCAATTTGCAACCATTTTAGAAGCCGCGCGCCTAAGTCCCAGCTCGTTTGGCTACGAACCCTGGCGTTTTTTGGTGGTGCAAAATATGGCCTTGCGTGACAAGTTAAAACCGCATACTTGGGGGGCGCAAAATACCCTGCCCACCGCCAGCCATTTTGTGATCGCTTTGGCCAGAACCGCCAAAGGCATGCGTTATGACAGCGCTTATATTCAACACATGATGCAAGACATTCACCATTTACCCGCTGAAATGATTGCAAAACGCAAAGGGTTTTACCAAGCCTTTCAAGAAAGTGATTTTGATTTACTGTCGTCTGAACGTGCCCTATTTGACTGGTCTAGCAAACAAACCTATATCGCCTTGGCAAATATGATGACGGTCGCGGCGCAAATGCAGATAGATTCTTGTCCGATTGAAGGCTTTAAAACCCAAGAAGTCATGGATTTATTAGCCTCAGACTTTGGGGTGGACACCACAGAATTTCAAATTGCTTATATGGTCGCCTTTGGTTATCGCGTGAATCCACAAAACCCCAAAACACGCCAACCAATCGATGATATTTGCGAGTGGTTTGAATAA
- a CDS encoding OmpP1/FadL family transporter, with translation MKTPFKLSALCLSLFASQAYASGFALIEQSASGQGLSYAGAAASTEDASVMWFNPAGMTAIKGHEIIVGTHVILPSAKFNNEGSYVKNSDGSTSPLRGADDDGAQMGIVPNFYWKGQMGNYDLGFGFNVPYGSTVDYDQYWVGRYNAVYTETKTYNFNPSIARKVNDNLSVGFGLNAQYINVNLTQKIDFGLTSTPQENDGYADLEASGWAYGYNLGLMVDFEKAGRLGLAFRSQISHNATGKADFTTPANVSSASYIDTNVSASVSLPATASISYAYPFSQKTEILADATWTGWSTFQELRIEFDNPAKDDSVQPEEWTDSMRYSLGMTHQLNDTLKLRTGVAFDQTPIKNAQLRTPRISDSDRTWVSVGAGYQLSKTLNLDVGYTHIFGGNPKIEATDADTGSHVLQGNFDINIDIVSAQLVWKY, from the coding sequence ATGAAAACCCCTTTTAAACTGTCAGCTCTGTGTTTATCCTTGTTCGCCAGCCAAGCCTATGCCTCAGGTTTTGCACTGATAGAACAAAGCGCCAGCGGCCAAGGCCTATCCTACGCCGGTGCCGCCGCCTCAACCGAAGACGCCAGCGTCATGTGGTTTAACCCAGCGGGGATGACAGCGATTAAAGGGCATGAAATCATCGTGGGCACTCATGTGATTTTGCCATCTGCAAAGTTTAATAATGAGGGTTCATACGTTAAAAATTCTGATGGAAGCACTTCACCTTTAAGGGGCGCAGATGATGACGGCGCGCAAATGGGTATCGTGCCCAACTTTTATTGGAAAGGACAAATGGGCAACTATGACCTAGGGTTTGGGTTTAATGTGCCTTATGGTTCAACCGTTGACTATGACCAATATTGGGTAGGGCGCTATAACGCGGTTTATACCGAAACCAAAACCTACAACTTTAACCCAAGCATTGCACGCAAAGTAAATGACAATCTATCGGTTGGTTTTGGATTGAATGCCCAATATATCAATGTAAACCTCACTCAAAAAATCGATTTTGGTTTGACCAGCACACCACAAGAAAATGATGGCTATGCCGACCTAGAGGCTTCAGGTTGGGCTTATGGGTATAACTTGGGCTTGATGGTTGACTTTGAAAAAGCGGGGCGCTTGGGATTAGCATTTCGTTCGCAAATCAGCCACAACGCTACAGGCAAGGCAGACTTTACCACGCCTGCCAATGTAAGCAGTGCGTCTTACATTGATACCAATGTGTCGGCCAGCGTGTCTTTACCCGCAACTGCTTCTATAAGTTATGCCTATCCTTTCTCTCAAAAAACCGAGATTTTGGCAGACGCCACTTGGACAGGGTGGAGCACTTTCCAAGAATTGCGCATCGAGTTTGACAATCCAGCCAAAGATGACTCAGTTCAACCAGAAGAATGGACAGATTCGATGCGTTACTCTTTAGGGATGACCCATCAGCTAAACGATACCTTAAAATTAAGAACGGGTGTGGCATTCGATCAAACCCCTATTAAAAATGCACAACTCAGAACGCCCAGAATTTCAGACAGTGACCGTACTTGGGTTTCGGTGGGAGCGGGTTATCAATTGTCTAAAACCTTAAATTTAGATGTGGGTTATACCCATATTTTTGGCGGCAATCCTAAAATTGAAGCCACTGATGCCGACACAGGCAGCCATGTGTTGCAAGGTAATTTTGATATCAACATTGATATCGTTTCAGCACAATTGGTTTGGAAATATTAA
- a CDS encoding alpha/beta fold hydrolase, translating into MSIQNIFNKKILLVALFSSATILGGCGTEKQDITLDSAPATTEQLAETKGSPIFDPLTSNIPYPNDLLFAGSTDGTLNFTVKDANDISDPKNALNELDGFSTSAPISIGLSKAMDSTTVAAAVKVFKVTTDASTKAVTSITATLTYGVDYFATLSSDGKTLVILPLKPLAAKSSYMVAITNALKDTDGNAAISGATYAYLKLTTPLIDANNLSVVPGLPNSSAVSLEPVRQFTQAQLGYAVAMGGLSRDEIIMTSSFSTQSIDDVLDKAITGVTNSSLQLADTNLTTTAFGTGGSTKIYAGALTVPYFLEAPTTTNPTAPLIDKWKGQAGGILTQYSVALGDSPKKNADVTIPVLASVPTGTMPTSGWPVVIFQHGITQNRGNLIAVADALAAAGFVGIAIDMPLHGITSTSALAALRNTNTPERTFDLDFVTQDSNGSITAAQPDGVADSSGRHFIQLSSLLTTRDNLRQAVSDLVQLKAALGAATGLSLDANNVHFVGHSLGGMVGGVFANKSPDLKSATFVASGLQASYILANSASFGPEIDAGLAAKGIVKGSADYNSFLLAAQTVSDSGDPVNYVSGITVPTLLMEVVGDGNTGTDDQVIPNAVSTAPLAGTEPWASLQGLNAVKDTGAVGGSKGVIRFTAGTHGSLLDTTSSAVTTQTMQQAMASFAASAGTAISITSNSTVKQ; encoded by the coding sequence ATGAGCATTCAAAACATTTTTAACAAAAAAATCCTATTAGTTGCCTTATTCTCATCTGCGACTATTTTGGGCGGTTGCGGAACTGAAAAACAAGATATTACCCTAGATTCTGCGCCAGCAACCACTGAACAACTTGCCGAAACCAAAGGTTCACCTATTTTTGATCCTTTAACTTCAAATATTCCCTATCCAAATGATCTGCTATTTGCAGGTTCTACCGATGGCACTTTAAATTTTACAGTTAAAGATGCGAACGATATTAGCGATCCTAAAAATGCATTGAATGAGCTGGATGGGTTTTCGACCTCTGCTCCGATTTCAATAGGATTATCCAAAGCAATGGACTCAACCACCGTTGCAGCAGCGGTTAAGGTTTTTAAGGTAACAACAGATGCATCCACTAAGGCGGTAACCAGTATCACAGCAACCTTAACTTATGGCGTAGATTATTTTGCAACCTTATCTTCAGATGGCAAAACACTGGTCATTTTGCCTTTAAAACCCTTAGCCGCTAAAAGTAGCTATATGGTTGCGATTACCAATGCTTTAAAAGATACCGATGGAAATGCTGCAATTAGTGGCGCAACCTATGCCTATTTGAAATTAACAACACCTTTAATTGATGCTAATAACTTAAGCGTTGTCCCAGGTCTTCCTAATTCGTCGGCGGTTAGTTTAGAGCCTGTTCGTCAGTTTACTCAGGCGCAATTAGGTTACGCTGTTGCGATGGGTGGTTTGAGTCGTGATGAAATTATCATGACCTCATCTTTTTCCACACAATCCATTGATGATGTGCTTGATAAAGCAATTACAGGTGTCACTAACAGCAGTTTGCAATTAGCAGATACTAATTTGACAACGACTGCATTCGGAACAGGCGGTTCTACGAAGATTTACGCGGGTGCATTAACCGTTCCATATTTTTTAGAAGCACCAACGACAACAAACCCTACGGCGCCATTAATTGACAAATGGAAAGGCCAAGCGGGTGGTATTTTGACTCAGTATTCTGTTGCTTTAGGTGATTCACCTAAGAAGAACGCTGATGTAACGATTCCAGTTCTAGCCTCCGTCCCCACCGGCACTATGCCGACATCTGGGTGGCCTGTGGTGATTTTTCAACATGGTATTACTCAAAATAGAGGGAACTTAATTGCCGTTGCTGACGCTTTGGCGGCGGCTGGATTTGTTGGAATTGCAATTGATATGCCTTTACACGGTATTACTTCAACCAGTGCTTTAGCAGCATTAAGAAATACCAATACGCCAGAAAGAACTTTTGATTTAGATTTTGTTACCCAAGACAGTAATGGCAGTATTACGGCGGCTCAGCCAGATGGTGTGGCAGATTCCTCGGGTCGCCACTTTATTCAGCTCAGCAGTTTATTGACAACACGCGATAATTTACGCCAGGCAGTTTCTGATTTGGTTCAATTAAAAGCAGCTTTAGGCGCAGCGACAGGGCTGTCATTGGATGCTAACAATGTACATTTTGTTGGGCATTCTTTAGGCGGTATGGTTGGGGGTGTTTTTGCCAATAAATCACCAGACTTAAAATCAGCTACTTTTGTCGCTTCTGGTTTGCAAGCATCTTATATTCTGGCTAACTCAGCTTCTTTTGGACCTGAAATTGACGCTGGATTAGCGGCTAAAGGCATCGTTAAAGGTTCTGCCGATTACAACAGTTTTTTATTAGCGGCACAAACTGTTTCAGATTCTGGGGACCCTGTAAATTATGTGAGTGGAATAACCGTACCTACCTTACTCATGGAGGTTGTGGGTGACGGCAATACTGGAACGGATGATCAAGTGATTCCAAACGCTGTTTCAACCGCGCCCTTAGCGGGAACTGAACCTTGGGCTAGCCTTCAAGGTTTAAATGCGGTTAAAGACACTGGTGCTGTTGGTGGATCTAAAGGCGTTATTCGTTTTACGGCAGGCACACATGGTTCATTATTAGATACAACATCGAGTGCAGTAACAACTCAAACCATGCAACAAGCGATGGCCAGTTTTGCAGCATCTGCAGGGACGGCAATTTCGATTACCAGTAACAGTACTGTTAAGCAATAA